In the Prochlorococcus marinus str. MIT 9312 genome, ATTGAGTTTTCAAAATATGAATCAGTTAACTTCTTATGGTCTGAATTAATAGAGGATTACGGATTTGATAAAGCCAGAAAAATAATTTCTCAAGCTATTGACTTACAAAAAATGAATGGCACGAAAAATACCACTATGCCAATCATATTTTCTGGAACAGGAGGATTAGCTCTAATACCCAAACAAATGCTAGAAAAAGAGGATTTTAAAATTAGTTATAAAGATAATCAAGTTTTAATATTTAATCTAAAAAGAAAGTCATTTCAAATTTTAAATGAAGCAAACTAATATATATTAGTACCTTCTCGATAAAGTCAAAATTACTTTATAGTTTAGTAAAACAATTTAGTGATAATGACTTTTGAGGCGACCTACCTTGGATCAAATGGTTGGTTTATAAATTTTAAAAAAACTAATTTAATTATTGATCCTTGGCTCAAAGGAGATTTAATTTTTCCACCTGGAGAATGGTTTTTCAAAGGCTCATTAGAACAAGATATTTCGATCAATAAAGATGTAGATATCATTTTATTAACCCAAGGATTACCTGACCACTGTCATATTCCTACATTAGAAATGTTTAGAAAGGATATTCCCATAATTTGTCCTAGAAGTGCTAGTGGAATATTAGAAAAAATTGGTTTTACTTCAATTGCGATTCTAAAGCCGAATGAAAAAACTCAACAATTTAATTTAAGTTTTGAAGCTACTGCTGGGGCTCCAGTCCCACAAATAGAAAATGGATATATTGTTAGAGACGATGAAGATAATAGCTTTTATATAGAACCCCATGGATATCTTGATGAAAATTTAGACAAACAAAATCTTGATGCAGTAATAACACCTACAAAAAATTTAGAATTACCCTTAGTAGGTTCTTTTGTAAAAGGTGCAGAGGTAATACCTAAATTGATTAATAAATTTAATCCGAAATTTATACTCTCAAGTACCGTTGGGGGGGATGCAAAATATTCAGGTTTTTTAAATAACTTTATTTCAGTACAAGATTATAAAGAAGAATTGAATTGTAATCTTATTAATTTAGAGAGTATGCAATCTATTATGATTTAAATTGATCTTAAAAATCCTTAAATTTCTCATTTAGAATCAACGTAAATTCAATTTATAAAGGAGTACAAAAATTCATTCATTTTTATATACCTCAATACTTTTTTTAGTTCTAAATACAAGTTATTTTTGTGACAATGCAAAGCTTAATCTTGTGATTAGAAATAATATTAATGGTGACTTCACCATAATAAAAAAGATATCTGAGTTAAAGCCAGGTGCATTTATCAATATAAATTGGAATAAAAAAAATCTTATGCTTCCTTACTCTCTAAGGAAAGATTATATTTCATTTACAGACAGAAAATGGGAATGGAGATACCAATTAAATAAAGATGGTTTTCCTAATATGAATAATCCATCATTAAATGAACTACTTCCTTCTGGGGAGATAAAAACACATCTTTGTGAATGTGAAGATAATAAGTCGAACTTATAATTTCAAGACAAGTATCCTAGATTATTCAATTCCTGAAACTTTTAATAAAGATGAACAA is a window encoding:
- a CDS encoding MBL fold metallo-hydrolase → MTFEATYLGSNGWFINFKKTNLIIDPWLKGDLIFPPGEWFFKGSLEQDISINKDVDIILLTQGLPDHCHIPTLEMFRKDIPIICPRSASGILEKIGFTSIAILKPNEKTQQFNLSFEATAGAPVPQIENGYIVRDDEDNSFYIEPHGYLDENLDKQNLDAVITPTKNLELPLVGSFVKGAEVIPKLINKFNPKFILSSTVGGDAKYSGFLNNFISVQDYKEELNCNLINLESMQSIMI